From Ochotona princeps isolate mOchPri1 chromosome X, mOchPri1.hap1, whole genome shotgun sequence, one genomic window encodes:
- the LOC131478508 gene encoding casein kinase I-like — MASGSSSSDTMRGLIVGRRYRLVRKIGSGSFGDIYLSVDTTTGQEVAVKLESRRAKQPILQFESRCYRILEGGVGIPRVRWCGLEKGYNALVMDLLGPSLEDRFNFCSRKFTLKTVLMLADQMISRIEYVHSKDFIHRDIKPQNFLLGSGRQRNKLFLIDFGLAKRYRSSRTGQHIPYREYASLTGTPRYASINAHLGIEQSRRDDLESLGYVLMYFNTSKLPWQAMKGPTKQQRSEMLTEVKMTTPVDVLCKGFPTEFATYLNYCRELSFEETPDYTYLKQLFRNLLETLSDPGDCTFDWTVLEQRAAQQAGSRAGQGQQAQPPPDFEA; from the coding sequence ATggccagtggcagcagcagcagcgacaccaTGAGAGGACTCATTGTCGGAAGAAGGTACCGACTGGTAAGGAAGATCGGGTCAGGCTCCTTCGGGGACATTTATCTGTCGGTTGACACCACTACCGGCCAGGAAGTGGCGGTCAAGTTAGAATCCAGGAGGGCCAAGCAACCCATCCTGCAGTTCGAGAGCAGGTGCTACAGGATTCTGGAGGGCGGGGTGGGCATCCCCCGCGTAAGGTGGTGTGGTCTGGAAAAAGGCTACAATGCCCTGGTCATGGACCTGCTGGGACCCAGCCTGGAAGACCGCTTCAATTTCTGCTCGAGGAAGTTCACCCTGAAAACCGTACTTATGCTGGCTGACCAGATGATCAGCAGAATTGAATACGTGCACAGCAAGGATTTTATACACCGAGACATTAAGCCGCAGAACTTCCTCTTGGGGAGCGGGCGTCAGAGGAACAAGCTCTTCCTGAttgactttggactggccaaaAGGTACCGCTCCAGCCGCACAGGGCAACACATTCCCTATAGAGAATATGCGTCGCTCACCGGCACTCCCCGATATGCCAGCATCAATGCCCACCTTGGAATTGAGCAGAGTCGCCGAGATGACCTGGAGTCCTTAGGGTACGTCCTGATGTATTTTAACACTAGCAAGCTGCCATGGCAGGCAATGAAAGGTCCCACAAAGCAACAGCGCAGCGAAATGCTCACTGAAGTGAAGATGACCACTCCTGTGGACGTTTTATGCAAGGGCTTTCCCACAGAGTTCGCCACTTACTTGAACTACTGTCGGGAGCTGTCCTTTGAGGAAACTCCAGACTACACCTATCTCAAGCAGCTCTTCCGCAACCTTTTAGAGACCCTGAGTGACCCAGGTGACTGCACATTTGACTGGACAGTGTTGGAGCAGAGAGCAGCCCAGCAGGCAGGTTCTCGTGCTGGGCAGGGTCAACAGGCACAGCCACCCCCAGACTTTGAAGCATGA